The genome window TCCATGTGACTCCACTCAGCACCATCCCAACATAACCGGAGCAGACCTGCAGGCCCTCGCGTTGGCCTCTCTGCCCGCCGACCCCTCATGTAGGTTCCAGGACACCCTCGTCCCGGAACAGCCTCTGGACCTCGACGAGGCCTTCATGGCCTCCCAGATTCCAGACATAAGCGAGGTCACAAATAGTATAATTGAAAGGTAAGTACAAGCAGCAAATATTAGAATTGAAGTTGCATCAGCATGTAATGGGTCATGTCTGCTCCCCTCGCAGTTCTGACTCCCTGAGCGAGGCAGTCTTCACCACATCCTTCCAGGCAACTCAGACCAGCTCGCCCTCTTTCGTTCCTCTCCCTCAGCCCTCCCCCTTCCCGTCCAACCCATCCGAACCTCCCAGTGACTACCCCGCcgtcctctcctcctcccccacccttTCCTCCACCACCTCGCCGTCTTTGCAGCAGACAGCCTTCACCTTCCCCACCCCAccgtcatcctcctcttcaccCTCCTATCAAGCCAACCCGGAGCTCGACACCTCTTTTCCTCCGTGTCAATCTCAGGAGCAAATGTCCCTTCTCATGCAACAAGATGACAACATTTCCAGTGGCCGCAATTCACCCGCTAAGCAAACTTCGGAAGCCTTCATTTATCCGACTAATCTCACTTCAATTCCTGAGCCCCATCCCCCTCTGGGTGCCCCCCCGGCACCCTTTGCTTTCCCAGCCCCCATGCAGAACCTGTCCTTCCCAAGTCAGGCTCTTCACCTCTCCAATCTGGCCCAGCAAAATCAAGCCCCGAGTTTTTCCGCCACCTTCCCCCACCACTCATCTTCCTCCCTGCCTTTCCAAACCTCCTCTTGCTTCCCCTCCACGCCTCACCCTCAAAACCTAAACAACATGGCCCCCTCGTACCCCTCGGTGGAGCTGGGTGGAATCCCCCAGTTCTCCCCTGCCGGCCCCTACCGCTCGGACGTGATGCTGCACCACCCCTCCCTGCTCCAGCAGCGGGAGCCACCCCTTCCCATCCCTCCCGCTACCCCAAGCATCTACCCACCCTTTACCTCCTACCCGCTCCGGCTCCACCAAGACCCTCACCCATCTCTCAGCATCCCTCTCCGACCACTATTTCGACATCAGCATCCCCACACCCAAGGGTCCTTCTTGGATGTGAACACCGGGGCTGTGttctaaaacaaaaaggacattttgatGGTGAATTGTTTTTGGCTTGATGGCTCTTTTAggcataataataatgtaatagATTTGATGCATTGTGAtgtagaaaaatgatttgtaaATAGTACTTTGGATGAAATAGCCATTGCAGAACATGGAATTAAAAATATGAGTcgtatcttcttttttttctgtatgacTGCACAGTAAAAAGGTACATTAcattagctagctagcaagctAACAATACAGATGGGTTACATGGATAGATGCATTGACTCGTCAACATTTTAGGCCACTAGAATAAGAAATACCAAACTGCCATTGCAGCGTCTATGATGTGATGCTCCTTAATGCATCGTAACAAGCTGCTACTgtgatgttaaaaataaaaaattaaaaaaatcaacagaaTGATACTTGAAGTCATGCCCGCCCCCGTCGCGCTCCAGAAAATTGAG of Syngnathus acus chromosome 19, fSynAcu1.2, whole genome shotgun sequence contains these proteins:
- the tbx6 gene encoding T-box transcription factor TBX6, translated to MMLGVDVYPGLALGPQRIGDRFYRDREPAAHMPLFPSTCDRVAKAPPPARLLAPPPVLHGEPTAQAQKDDVKMDLENSSLWKQFSSVGTEMIITKKGRRMFPGMKLKVSGLNPSLRYILLLDIIPMDNSRYRFQGGGWQAVGGAEDRLPDRVFIHPDSPATGAHWQSRTVSFHYAKLTNNTLDTHGHIILHSLHRYQPRVHVIEARDMLSWGGGQHSFVFPETQFITVTAYQNSKITELKISSNPFAKGFREEGMNSKKQRDARQKRKLADMSESVPIGNCDPCDSTQHHPNITGADLQALALASLPADPSCRFQDTLVPEQPLDLDEAFMASQIPDISEVTNSIIESSDSLSEAVFTTSFQATQTSSPSFVPLPQPSPFPSNPSEPPSDYPAVLSSSPTLSSTTSPSLQQTAFTFPTPPSSSSSPSYQANPELDTSFPPCQSQEQMSLLMQQDDNISSGRNSPAKQTSEAFIYPTNLTSIPEPHPPLGAPPAPFAFPAPMQNLSFPSQALHLSNLAQQNQAPSFSATFPHHSSSSLPFQTSSCFPSTPHPQNLNNMAPSYPSVELGGIPQFSPAGPYRSDVMLHHPSLLQQREPPLPIPPATPSIYPPFTSYPLRLHQDPHPSLSIPLRPLFRHQHPHTQGSFLDVNTGAVF